In the genome of Tachysurus vachellii isolate PV-2020 chromosome 9, HZAU_Pvac_v1, whole genome shotgun sequence, one region contains:
- the caps2 gene encoding calcyphosin-2, whose amino-acid sequence MNRRLKATRNFRRDRDGEKAREGRAPSRGPRPEQVPALDLHRLRDREDEDAGVIPVVRKPSCMMSALSWGSAPSSSTLQGVGLGSVQEGCSSVLASPQHSYRDPIIRSHSNHETNMEPHLHHTRTDVSHARPRKMEAEGVMMERKQQAVMEQVMVDQLSRAVISDPEQNSANSVNISARHKRTLHHTMVKTPKSLTENILSYKMCFHARIVSRCGREACRELIGFYFTCDQTLTVYEYRSFGKNRSNALPFIARGVYRTRGRPYCLSDISQGSNLRFSTDGPQVPENLRQRPYLTLRVTDVDEESKSSLLLQFGGTEHYLSEEEMNDRKTLIVIQASVRERLRGRAVQTLVALGRRLQKLDVQQNGIVGKDQLRECLMEELGLKLQEVEALWRLVGLQRELMVDYAEVMCAVTGDMNESRKAVFIKVYIKLDPNKTGSVSLTDIEKFYCVNQHRLTENGAEMDFITCVWEAERVNKHVSYAEFQDYYEGLSIEIPSDQVYINILRSTWNI is encoded by the exons ATGAATCGGAGATTAAAAGCGACAAGAAACTTCAGACGAGACCGAGATGGAGAAAAAGCG agAGAAGGAAGAGCTCCATCCCGTGGGCCACGTCCGGAACA GGTTCCAGCTCTGGACCTCCACAGACTGAGGGACCGAGAAGACGAG GATGCTGGTGTCATTCCTGTCGTCAGAAAGCCATCGTGCATGATGTCAGCGCTGAGCTGGGGTTCAGCTCCTTCATCCAGCACACTGCAG GGTGTTGGGTTGGGATCAGTGCAGGAGGGATGTTCCTCAGTGTTGGCGTCTCCTCAGCACAGCTACAGAGACCCGATCATCAGATCACACAGTAATCACGAGACAAACATGGAACCACATCTCCATCACACACGGACAGATGTGAGCCACGCCCGACCCAGGAAGATGGAAGCA gaggggGTGATGATGGAGAGGAAACAGCAGGCTGTGATGGAGCAGGTGATGGTGGACCAGCTCTCCAG AGCCGTCATCAGTGACCCAGAACAAAACTCCGCAAACTCAGTCAACATTTCAGCTCGTCATAAGAGGACTTTACACCACACcat ggtGAAAACGCCGAAATCTTTAACAGAGAACATTCTGTCCTACAAAATGTGCTTTCATGCCAGAATTGTATCACG CTGTGGGCGTGAAGCTTGTCGAGAGCTGATTGGCTTCTACTTCACATGTGATCAGACATTAACGGTGTACGAGTACCGCAGCTTTGGGAAGAACAG GTCTAATGCCCTGCCATTTATTGCACGTGGGGTTTATAGGACACGAGGGAGACCATACTGTCTCTCTGACATCTCACAG GGTTCAAATCTGCGCTTCAGTACAGATGGACCCCAAGTCCCTGAGAACCTGAGACAGCGGCCGTATCTGACTCTCAGAGTTACTGATGTGGATGAAGAGTCCAAGAgttcactact ACTCCAGTTTGGAGGAACTGAACATTATCTTTCTGAGGAGGAAATGAACGATCGCAAAACTCTAATTGTGATTCAAG CGTCTGTACGCGAGAGGTTGAGGGGTCGTGCTGTCCAGACTCTGGTTGCTTTAGGGAGAAGACTGCAAAAATTAGATGTGCAGCAGAACGGCATTGTGGGTAAAGATCAGCTCCGAGAGTGTCTGATGGAGGAGCTGGGGCTCAAACTGCAG GAGGTGGAGGCGCTGTGGAGGCTTGTGGGGTTGCAGAGAGAGTTGATGGTGGATTATGCTGAAGTGATGTGTGCTGTGACCGGAGACATGAACGAGAGCAGAAAAGCAGTGTTTATAAAG gtttatattaaacttGACCCAAATAAAACAGGTTCAGTTTCTCTGACTGACATTGAGAAATTTTACTGTGTTAATCAGCATCGGCTCACTGAAAATG GAGCAGAAATGGACTTCATCACGTGTGTCTGGGAAGCAGAAAGAGTCAATAAACACGTGTCTTATGCAGAGTTTCAGGACTATTATGAGGGACTGAGCATCGAAATCCCCAGTGACCAGGTTTACATCAACATCCTGAGGAGCACCTGGaatatctga
- the cers3b gene encoding ceramide synthase 2 isoform X2, which translates to MSHGQIWRIKRTRLLAPPIAAALGVKDKVHRRASNNPTLEQYYNTHSKHPTKLCVRGLSKKVSWTELQVERWFCRRRNQDRPGVLKKFREASWRFVFYLCAFLGGLVALYDKPWFYDLHEVWAGFPKQTMLDSQYWYYMIEMSFYSSLLFSVAVDVKRKDFKEQLVHHWATLTLLTFSWCANYIRIGTLVMLVHDAADIFLESGKVFNYARWLRTCNTIFILFMVVFMVTRLIIFPFWLIHCSWVYPLEQFQPFFGYYFFNTMLVILLLLHVFWASLILRMVIKLMSGEMKGDERSDEEEEEESQDEVQNHNHTHCDSAEGPLANGH; encoded by the exons ATGTCACATGGGCAGATCTGGAGGATAAAGAGGACCAG ACTTCTTGCTCCACCCATCGCTGCAGCCCTCGGGGTGAAAGACAAAGTCCATCGGAGAGCCTCCAATAATCCCACACTGGAACagtactataacacacactctaaacatCCAAcaaag ctttgtGTTAGAGGACTCAGTAAGAAGGTGAGCTGGACAGAACTTCAGGTTGAACGATGGTTTTGCAGACGGAGGAATCAGGACAGACCTGGAGTACTGAAGAAGTTTAGAGAAGCCAG CTGgaggtttgtgttttatctcTGTGCTTTTCTCGGAGGTCTCGTGGCTTTGTATGAT AAACCATGGTTTTATGATTTACATGAAGTGTGGGCAGGCTTTCCCAAGCAG accaTGCTGGACTCGCAGTACTGGTATTACATGATTGAGATGAGTTTTTACAGCTCCCTGTTATTCAGTGTGGCTGTGGACGTCAAACGAAAG gattttAAAGAGCAGTTGGTTCATCACTGGGCCACTTTAACACTGCTGACCTTCTCCTGGTGTGCAAACTACATCCGCATCGGGACTCTGGTCATGCTGGTGCACGACGCTGCAGATATTTTTTTAGAG TCGGGGAAGGTGTTTAATTACGCCAGATGGTTGCGAACCTGTAACACcatcttcatcctcttcatGGTGGTCTTCATGGTCACCAGGCTGATCATCTTCCCATTCTG GTTGATCCACTGCAGCTGGGTTTATCCTCTGGAACAGTTTCAGCCATTTTTTGGTTATTATTTCTTCAACACCATGCTGGTGATCCTGCTGCTGCTTCACGTCTTCTGGGCGTCGCTCATCCTGCGCATGGTCATTAAACTCATGTCTGGTGAA ATGAAAGGTGATGAAAGAAGTgacgaggaagaggaggaggagagtcAGGATGAAGTACAAAACCACAACCATACACACTGTGACTCTGCTGAAGGACCTCTGGCTAACGGTCACTGA
- the cers3b gene encoding ceramide synthase 2 isoform X1 produces the protein MLSEWFWWDRLWLPVNVTWADLEDKEDQVYAHVTHLYMILPITVLLLGLRVLFERLLAPPIAAALGVKDKVHRRASNNPTLEQYYNTHSKHPTKLCVRGLSKKVSWTELQVERWFCRRRNQDRPGVLKKFREASWRFVFYLCAFLGGLVALYDKPWFYDLHEVWAGFPKQTMLDSQYWYYMIEMSFYSSLLFSVAVDVKRKDFKEQLVHHWATLTLLTFSWCANYIRIGTLVMLVHDAADIFLESGKVFNYARWLRTCNTIFILFMVVFMVTRLIIFPFWLIHCSWVYPLEQFQPFFGYYFFNTMLVILLLLHVFWASLILRMVIKLMSGEMKGDERSDEEEEEESQDEVQNHNHTHCDSAEGPLANGH, from the exons ATGCTCAGTGAGTGGTTTTGGTGGGATCGTTTGTGGTTGCCTGTGAATGTCACATGGGCAGATCTGGAGGATAAAGAGGACCAGGTTTACGCTCATGTCACTCATCTGTATATGATTTTACCAATTACTGTTCTGCTGCTGGGCCTCAGAGTCCTGTTTGAGAg ACTTCTTGCTCCACCCATCGCTGCAGCCCTCGGGGTGAAAGACAAAGTCCATCGGAGAGCCTCCAATAATCCCACACTGGAACagtactataacacacactctaaacatCCAAcaaag ctttgtGTTAGAGGACTCAGTAAGAAGGTGAGCTGGACAGAACTTCAGGTTGAACGATGGTTTTGCAGACGGAGGAATCAGGACAGACCTGGAGTACTGAAGAAGTTTAGAGAAGCCAG CTGgaggtttgtgttttatctcTGTGCTTTTCTCGGAGGTCTCGTGGCTTTGTATGAT AAACCATGGTTTTATGATTTACATGAAGTGTGGGCAGGCTTTCCCAAGCAG accaTGCTGGACTCGCAGTACTGGTATTACATGATTGAGATGAGTTTTTACAGCTCCCTGTTATTCAGTGTGGCTGTGGACGTCAAACGAAAG gattttAAAGAGCAGTTGGTTCATCACTGGGCCACTTTAACACTGCTGACCTTCTCCTGGTGTGCAAACTACATCCGCATCGGGACTCTGGTCATGCTGGTGCACGACGCTGCAGATATTTTTTTAGAG TCGGGGAAGGTGTTTAATTACGCCAGATGGTTGCGAACCTGTAACACcatcttcatcctcttcatGGTGGTCTTCATGGTCACCAGGCTGATCATCTTCCCATTCTG GTTGATCCACTGCAGCTGGGTTTATCCTCTGGAACAGTTTCAGCCATTTTTTGGTTATTATTTCTTCAACACCATGCTGGTGATCCTGCTGCTGCTTCACGTCTTCTGGGCGTCGCTCATCCTGCGCATGGTCATTAAACTCATGTCTGGTGAA ATGAAAGGTGATGAAAGAAGTgacgaggaagaggaggaggagagtcAGGATGAAGTACAAAACCACAACCATACACACTGTGACTCTGCTGAAGGACCTCTGGCTAACGGTCACTGA